The Chitinivibrionia bacterium genome contains the following window.
TCGGGAAAAACAGCTATCGGCACCCCGCGCTTGTATCTCGACGCGGGAATTTTATGCCCGTCTTCAATTTCGGTGGTCAATACTGCGTCTAAAGCGTCTCGCGCCATAGCAATCGCTTCTTCATAAGTTTCTCCGTATGTCAGAACGTTTGGCATATCGGGAAACTGAGCGATATACATCCCGT
Protein-coding sequences here:
- a CDS encoding type II toxin-antitoxin system HicB family antitoxin, with translation MFYNCNITEEDGMYIAQFPDMPNVLTYGETYEEAIAMARDALDAVLTTEIEDGHKIPASRYKRGVPIAVFPDTEKLLPKNSVCYASDLAFA